From Andrena cerasifolii isolate SP2316 chromosome 12, iyAndCera1_principal, whole genome shotgun sequence, a single genomic window includes:
- the Top3alpha gene encoding topoisomerase 3-alpha isoform X2, with translation MLIISYNLMRVKSHYGSKLLNTVTLSSCNLLQHIFFVRYCYSTEVMKVLNVAEKNDAAKNIAGYLSRGSSQRRDGLSVYNKIYEFKSHLWNQNCDMIMTSVSGHLLNHKFVGAYRNWQACHPLTLFDAPVIKQCMEESSIKIKSTLEREARKCSALIIWTDCDREGENIGFEIIEVCQAVKPNMRIYRAKFSEITQMSIDRAIQNLCEPDKAISDAVEVRSELDLRIGAAFTRFQTLRLQKVFPRTLSDMLISYGSCQFPTLGFVVERFLAVEKFKPEPYWKLKVMDVRDNLSVEFRWSRGRLFEKLPCEVFLDICLEQPNATVKKVTSKPKSKWRPLPLDTVEMEKLGSRKLHLSAKETMKIAEKLYTQGLISYPRTETNIFPKELNLVPLVDQQLHNAAWGNFAQRLLEAGLNPRQGKKSDQAHPPIHPTKYTDSLQGDEAKVYEFVVRHFLACLSKNAVGQETTVEIDIAGETFFTNGLQIIERNYLEVYVYEKWSDKEIHVYQVGQVFNPTSIDMVQEETSAPQLLTEADLISLMDKYGIGTDATHADHIDRIKSRQYVGLIDGKHLIPGKLGIGLVMGYDNMGFEMSKPNLRSGLEKDLKLICDRQKDPKDVLRSQIDTYRDVFRITIQRANLIDNALADYLDERPTEVGELEISNPPEEVVIFKCPKCGSNMVLKDRKQGTGKYIGCMGFPPCTNAIWFPQYVESIETLNEVCSQCPENKRKLTFKLARNAFPMYGTTYTTCIGGCDPSFNESLNIKADSIKNVSQGNDSGYRSTFDGSSSAAISNPPSGSYEIRIVIVMIRVDREIIVEMPGNEMLRRTMTSGSIQRIPAPCTLTSAQRIMSKVHHGVTSVMTLLLCVDATKMRFS, from the exons ATGTTGATTATAAGTTATAACCTTATGAGAGTGAAGAGCCACTATGGGAGTAAACTGCTGAATACCGTAACATTAAGTTCATGTAACTTGTTACAACATATATTTTTCGTTAGATACTGTTATTCTACTGAGGTCATGAAAGTTCTTAATGTTGCGGAAAAAAATGACGCCGCAAAAAACATCGCGGGTTATTTATCTCGCGGCTCCAGCCAACGG AGAGATGGATTGTCCGTGTACAATAAGATTTATGAGTTCAAGTCACACTTGTGGAATCAAAATTGTGATATGATTATGACATCCGTGTCTGGTCATTTGTTGAACCACAAGTTTGTCGGAGCATATCGTAATTGGCAAGCGTGTCATCCCTTAACTCTGTTCGATGCACCTGTGATAAAGCAATGCATGGAAGAGTCGTCTATTAAGATTAAAAGTACTTTAGAAAGAGAAGCACGTAAATGCAGCGCATTAATTATTTGGACAGATTGCGATCGCGAGGGGGAAAATATCGGGTTCGAAATAATTGAAGTCTGCCAAGCGGTTAAACCAAATATGCGTATATATAG agcaaaattttctgaaatcacGCAGATGTCTATAGATAGAGCCATTCAAAACCTGTGCGAACCTGATAAAGCAATTAGCGATGCTGTTGAAGTCAGAAGTGAATTAGATTTAAGGATAG GTGCTGCATTTACAAGATTTCAAACTTTGAGACTTCAGAAGGTATTTCCTAGGACCCTTTCTGATATGCTTATCAGTTACGGTAGCTGCCAATTTCCTACACTAGGATTTGTAGTTGAAAGATTTCTAGCCGTAGAGAAATTTAAACCAGAGCCCTATTGGAAGCTGAAGGTGATGGATGTTCGTGACAATTTATCTGTGGAGTTCAGGTGGTCGAGAGGAAggttatttgaaaaattacctTGCGAAGTATTTTTGGATATATGTCTAGAGCAACCTAATGCCACTGTGAAAAAGGTGACGAGTAAACCTAAGAGTAAGTGGAGGCCTCTACCGTTGGATACAGTG GAAATGGAGAAGCTAGGCTCTCGCAAACTTCATTTAAGCGCAAAGGAGACTATGAAAATCGCCGAGAAATTATATACCCAAGGTCTTATCAGTTATCCACGCACAGAAACAAATATATTTCCAAAGGAGTTGAACCTTGTTCCTTTGGTAGATCAGCAACTGCATAATGCAGCTTGGGGTAATTTTGCGCAACGACTACTCGAGGCAGGATTAAATCCTAGACAAGGGAAAAAGAGCGATCAAGCGCATCCTCCTATACATCCAACAAAATACACCGACAGTTTACAGG GTGACGAAGCTAAAGTATATGAATTTGTGGTCCGTCACTTTCTGgcctgtttatcgaagaacgcGGTAGGACAAGAAACAACCGTAGAGATCGATATAGCTGGAGAAACATTTTTCACTAACGGTCTACAAATTATTGAGAGAAATTATTTGGAGGTGTATGTATATGAGAAATGGAGCGATAAAGAAATTCACGTGTACCAAGTAGGGCAGGTTTTCAATCCAACTAGCATCGACATGGTACAAGAGGAGACGTCTGCGCCGCAGCTGTTAACCGAAGCCGATTTGATTAGTTTGATGGACAAGTATGGTATTGGCACTGACGCCACACACGCGGACCACATAGACAGAATAAAGTCACGGCAGTACGTAGGTCTGATAGATGGAAAGCATTTAATACCTGGAAAGCTTGGAATTGGATTAGTAATGGGCTACGATAATATGGGATTTGAAATGTCGAAACCAAACTTGAGATCTGGTTTAGAGAAAGATCTTAAATT GATATGTGATCGGCAAAAGGATCCGAAGGATGTTTTACGAAGTCAGATAGATACGTATCGCGATGTGTTTCGGATAACAATACAACGCGCTAATTTAATTGACAACGCTTTAGCGGATTATCTTGATGAACGGCCAACGGAAGTGGGAGAATTAGAAATTAGTAATCCGCCCGAGGAAGTTGTTATCTTTAAATGCCCGAAATGTGGTTCGAACATGGTGCTTAAAGATAGAAAGCAGGGCACAGGGAAGTATATCGGTTGCATGGGTTTTCCACCGTGTACCAACGCGATTTGGTTCCCTCAGTATGTTGAATCCATTGAAACTTTGAATGAAGTTTGTTCGCAA TGTCCCGAGAACAAGCGTAAATTAACATTCAAGTTGGCTCGAAACGCTTTCCCAATGTATGGTACTACTTACACAACTTGCATAGGAGGTTGCGACCCTTCATTCAATGAATCCCTAAATATAAAGGCTGATAGCATAAAGAATGTTAGTCAAGGAAATGACTCTGGTTACCGCAGCACGTTCGATGGATCGAGCTCGGCTGCTATTTCCAATCCACCTTCA GGATCGTACGAAATCAGAATCGTAATCGTAATGATACGAGTAGATCGAGAAATAATAGTGGAAATGCCAGGAAACGAAATGCTCCGAAGAACGATGACAAGTGGATCGATACAAAGAATTCCAGCTCCGTGCACACTGACTTCGGCTCAACGAATAATGAGCAAGGTACATCATGGGGTGACCTCGGTGATGACGCTGTTATTGTGTGTAGATGCCACGAAAATGCGATTCAGTTAA
- the Top3alpha gene encoding topoisomerase 3-alpha isoform X1, producing MLIISYNLMRVKSHYGSKLLNTVTLSSCNLLQHIFFVRYCYSTEVMKVLNVAEKNDAAKNIAGYLSRGSSQRRDGLSVYNKIYEFKSHLWNQNCDMIMTSVSGHLLNHKFVGAYRNWQACHPLTLFDAPVIKQCMEESSIKIKSTLEREARKCSALIIWTDCDREGENIGFEIIEVCQAVKPNMRIYRAKFSEITQMSIDRAIQNLCEPDKAISDAVEVRSELDLRIGAAFTRFQTLRLQKVFPRTLSDMLISYGSCQFPTLGFVVERFLAVEKFKPEPYWKLKVMDVRDNLSVEFRWSRGRLFEKLPCEVFLDICLEQPNATVKKVTSKPKSKWRPLPLDTVEMEKLGSRKLHLSAKETMKIAEKLYTQGLISYPRTETNIFPKELNLVPLVDQQLHNAAWGNFAQRLLEAGLNPRQGKKSDQAHPPIHPTKYTDSLQGDEAKVYEFVVRHFLACLSKNAVGQETTVEIDIAGETFFTNGLQIIERNYLEVYVYEKWSDKEIHVYQVGQVFNPTSIDMVQEETSAPQLLTEADLISLMDKYGIGTDATHADHIDRIKSRQYVGLIDGKHLIPGKLGIGLVMGYDNMGFEMSKPNLRSGLEKDLKLICDRQKDPKDVLRSQIDTYRDVFRITIQRANLIDNALADYLDERPTEVGELEISNPPEEVVIFKCPKCGSNMVLKDRKQGTGKYIGCMGFPPCTNAIWFPQYVESIETLNEVCSQCPENKRKLTFKLARNAFPMYGTTYTTCIGGCDPSFNESLNIKADSIKNVSQGNDSGYRSTFDGSSSAAISNPPSVRNNGIHQPRVAGNRANLSENNTSVGIVRNQNRNRNDTSRSRNNSGNARKRNAPKNDDKWIDTKNSSSVHTDFGSTNNEQGTSWGDLGDDAVIVCRCHENAIQLTVRKEGPNQGRLFYKCAKPQGSGCDFFLWASDNAQDNVNRDSNPRPTANTSIRPAGRSAASNSWGNADSSIKCLCNEQAKERTVLKDGPNKGRLFYSCPKGMHESCKFFQWGDENIQDHNDTSRGTNFQASRGRGQTRNENTQRKPRTTTSAKRKCGICGREGHTRRTCPENAMD from the exons ATGTTGATTATAAGTTATAACCTTATGAGAGTGAAGAGCCACTATGGGAGTAAACTGCTGAATACCGTAACATTAAGTTCATGTAACTTGTTACAACATATATTTTTCGTTAGATACTGTTATTCTACTGAGGTCATGAAAGTTCTTAATGTTGCGGAAAAAAATGACGCCGCAAAAAACATCGCGGGTTATTTATCTCGCGGCTCCAGCCAACGG AGAGATGGATTGTCCGTGTACAATAAGATTTATGAGTTCAAGTCACACTTGTGGAATCAAAATTGTGATATGATTATGACATCCGTGTCTGGTCATTTGTTGAACCACAAGTTTGTCGGAGCATATCGTAATTGGCAAGCGTGTCATCCCTTAACTCTGTTCGATGCACCTGTGATAAAGCAATGCATGGAAGAGTCGTCTATTAAGATTAAAAGTACTTTAGAAAGAGAAGCACGTAAATGCAGCGCATTAATTATTTGGACAGATTGCGATCGCGAGGGGGAAAATATCGGGTTCGAAATAATTGAAGTCTGCCAAGCGGTTAAACCAAATATGCGTATATATAG agcaaaattttctgaaatcacGCAGATGTCTATAGATAGAGCCATTCAAAACCTGTGCGAACCTGATAAAGCAATTAGCGATGCTGTTGAAGTCAGAAGTGAATTAGATTTAAGGATAG GTGCTGCATTTACAAGATTTCAAACTTTGAGACTTCAGAAGGTATTTCCTAGGACCCTTTCTGATATGCTTATCAGTTACGGTAGCTGCCAATTTCCTACACTAGGATTTGTAGTTGAAAGATTTCTAGCCGTAGAGAAATTTAAACCAGAGCCCTATTGGAAGCTGAAGGTGATGGATGTTCGTGACAATTTATCTGTGGAGTTCAGGTGGTCGAGAGGAAggttatttgaaaaattacctTGCGAAGTATTTTTGGATATATGTCTAGAGCAACCTAATGCCACTGTGAAAAAGGTGACGAGTAAACCTAAGAGTAAGTGGAGGCCTCTACCGTTGGATACAGTG GAAATGGAGAAGCTAGGCTCTCGCAAACTTCATTTAAGCGCAAAGGAGACTATGAAAATCGCCGAGAAATTATATACCCAAGGTCTTATCAGTTATCCACGCACAGAAACAAATATATTTCCAAAGGAGTTGAACCTTGTTCCTTTGGTAGATCAGCAACTGCATAATGCAGCTTGGGGTAATTTTGCGCAACGACTACTCGAGGCAGGATTAAATCCTAGACAAGGGAAAAAGAGCGATCAAGCGCATCCTCCTATACATCCAACAAAATACACCGACAGTTTACAGG GTGACGAAGCTAAAGTATATGAATTTGTGGTCCGTCACTTTCTGgcctgtttatcgaagaacgcGGTAGGACAAGAAACAACCGTAGAGATCGATATAGCTGGAGAAACATTTTTCACTAACGGTCTACAAATTATTGAGAGAAATTATTTGGAGGTGTATGTATATGAGAAATGGAGCGATAAAGAAATTCACGTGTACCAAGTAGGGCAGGTTTTCAATCCAACTAGCATCGACATGGTACAAGAGGAGACGTCTGCGCCGCAGCTGTTAACCGAAGCCGATTTGATTAGTTTGATGGACAAGTATGGTATTGGCACTGACGCCACACACGCGGACCACATAGACAGAATAAAGTCACGGCAGTACGTAGGTCTGATAGATGGAAAGCATTTAATACCTGGAAAGCTTGGAATTGGATTAGTAATGGGCTACGATAATATGGGATTTGAAATGTCGAAACCAAACTTGAGATCTGGTTTAGAGAAAGATCTTAAATT GATATGTGATCGGCAAAAGGATCCGAAGGATGTTTTACGAAGTCAGATAGATACGTATCGCGATGTGTTTCGGATAACAATACAACGCGCTAATTTAATTGACAACGCTTTAGCGGATTATCTTGATGAACGGCCAACGGAAGTGGGAGAATTAGAAATTAGTAATCCGCCCGAGGAAGTTGTTATCTTTAAATGCCCGAAATGTGGTTCGAACATGGTGCTTAAAGATAGAAAGCAGGGCACAGGGAAGTATATCGGTTGCATGGGTTTTCCACCGTGTACCAACGCGATTTGGTTCCCTCAGTATGTTGAATCCATTGAAACTTTGAATGAAGTTTGTTCGCAA TGTCCCGAGAACAAGCGTAAATTAACATTCAAGTTGGCTCGAAACGCTTTCCCAATGTATGGTACTACTTACACAACTTGCATAGGAGGTTGCGACCCTTCATTCAATGAATCCCTAAATATAAAGGCTGATAGCATAAAGAATGTTAGTCAAGGAAATGACTCTGGTTACCGCAGCACGTTCGATGGATCGAGCTCGGCTGCTATTTCCAATCCACCTTCAGTAAGAAACAACGGAATTCATCAACCCCGCGTTGCTGGCAACAGGGCAAATTTATCTGAAAATAACACATCTGTAGGGATCGTACGAAATCAGAATCGTAATCGTAATGATACGAGTAGATCGAGAAATAATAGTGGAAATGCCAGGAAACGAAATGCTCCGAAGAACGATGACAAGTGGATCGATACAAAGAATTCCAGCTCCGTGCACACTGACTTCGGCTCAACGAATAATGAGCAAGGTACATCATGGGGTGACCTCGGTGATGACGCTGTTATTGTGTGTAGATGCCACGAAAATGCGATTCAGTTAACAGTAAGGAAAGAAGGGCCGAATCAGG GAagattattttataaatgtgcCAAACCTCAAGGTAGCGGTTGCGATTTCTTTCTGTGGGCATCGGATAACGCACAAGACAATGTAAATAGAGATTCAAATCCGCGGCCGACTGCAAATACAAGTATTCGACCAGCTGGTCGCAGTGCTGCTTCTAATTCATGGGGAAATGCCGACTCGTCTATTAAATGTCTCTGCAACGAACAGGCAAAAGA GCGAACCGTTCTGAAGGATGGGCCTAATAAAGGACGTTTATTCTATTCGTGTCCAAAAGGCATGCACGAATCTTGTAAATTCTTTCAATGGGGAGATGAAAACATTCAGGATCATAACGATACATCAAGAGGAACGAATTTTCAAGCATCCAGAGGAAGGGGACAGACTAGAAATGAGAATACACAAAGAAAGCCTCGAACAACTACCAGCGCTAAGAGGAAATGCGGAATTTGCGGAAGGGAAG GGCACACGAGAAGAACGTGTCCGGAAAATGCAATGGATTGA
- the Ipla2-via gene encoding calcium-independent phospholipase A2 VIA: MSWLGTIASNVLRNIVSLSVEPNVVLAVKPEQYRNRRICCREDGIVLYDSEEGNEKYEIVLHRPCTETLLQAYSLYRSDDKEQAEVHFFMYTEKIPVLVQICREMCNVNKIQKLCDTLVLHPTWTLAHLAAHFSLHNAFAHAIVNCHLNSGDEQMGISPLQVAVQTNNLRTVQMLIEAKSFLEHIDNNGNTVYHYAATSTKEIILALGGDLPNSLNSRNINGHTPIHVACLNNKPECVKALLLIGADVNIPASEGQPSSPGYVGDLLQSNPNVLHAEDMKFGGTPLHWSLSREVINALIETNCDIDALNFDGRTALHIMGMRKRLPCVVALLSHMASVNIVDKEGNTSLHLAVSDGTPAIVQTLIGFGADIDARNAKLETPRHRVNINKPDGQRILYILDAVGARRCPPEMENCSLGCKHNETFNGTAPEQPPTAVPRTILDQMLHVSSMDQMASQGNKMIKGGRLLCLDGGGIRGLVLVQSLLEIETVLKKPIVDCFDWIAGTSTGGILALGLASGKSLRECQALYFRMTEEAFVGMRPYNSDGLEKVLKASLGATTVMSEITRSKIMITGVLADKKPVELHLFRNYDAPSTLLRLTEGAQSYVPVPPNEQLAWHAARATGAAPSYFRAFGKFLDGGLIANNPTLDAMTEIHEYNLALKAIGREEEAIPLSMVVSLGTGLIPTSPLKDIDVFLPETLWDTAKFAMGISVLAELLVDQATASDGRIVDRARAWCSMIGVPYYRFNPQLSHDIPMDEKSDEVLADMIWSAKAFMHANRDQIRELAAVIDRDVYNDV; encoded by the exons ATGAGTTGGCTCGGGACGATCGCCAGCAATGTTCTTCGAAATATCGTCTCTCTATCGGTGGAACCGAACGTGGTTCTAGCAGTCAAACCTGAACAATATCGTAATCGACGTATTTGTTGCCGCGAGGATGGCATTGTGCTCTACGACTCGGAAGAGGGGAATGAAAAGTATGAGATTGTCCTTCACAGACCTTGTACGGAGACATTGCTCCAGGCATATAG TCTATACCGATCCGACGATAAGGAACAGGCCGAGGTGCATTTCTTTATGTACACGGAGAAGATTCCTGTACTCGTTCAAATCTGCCGCGAG ATGTGCAACGTGAACAAGATACAGAAGTTATGCGATACTTTAGTGTTGCATCCCACTTGGACACTGGCGCATTTGGCAGCTCACTTTTCCCTCCACAATGCTTTTGCCCACGCTATCGTGAATTGTCACTTGAACAGTGGAGATGAGCAAATGGGGATATCGCCGCTGCAGGTCGCTGTGCAGACTAATAATCTGCGTACTGTACAGATGCTAATAGAAGCTAAGAGTTTCTTGGAGCACATAGACAATAATGGGAACACGGTGTACCATTACGCCGCTACATCCACAAAGGAAATCATTCTAGCCCTCGGGGGTGATCttccaaatagtttaaatagtcgGAATATTAACGGGCACACGCCAATACACGTGGCGTGTCTGAACAACAAGCCCGAATGCGTGAAAGCGCTTCTTCTGATCGGAGCGGACGTGAATATTCCTGCGTCCGAGGGTCAGCCCTCTAGTCCTGGCTACGTAGGCGATCTTCTTCAGAGTAACCCGAACGTTCTTCACGCGGAGGATATGAAGTTCGGCGGCACGCCGCTGCACTGGTCCCTGAGCAGGGAAGTGATTAACGCTCTGATCGAAACCAATTGCGACATAGACGCTCTGAACTTCGATGGCCGTACGGCTCTACACATTATGGGGATGAGGAAACGGTTACCATGCGTGGTGGCCCTTCTGAGTCACATGGCTTCTGTGAATATCGTTGACAAGGAGGGGAATACTTCGCTGCACTTGGCCGTTTCCGACGGCACGCCGGCCATAGTTCAGACTCTAATAGGCTTCGGGGCAGACATCGACGCTAGAAATGCGAAACTGGAAACGCCACGGCACCGAGTAAACATCAATAAGCCCGACGGCCAGAGGATTCTGTACATTCTAGATGCGGTGGGAGCTCGGCGTTGTCCACCGGAGATGGAGAATTGTAGCTTGGGTTGCAAGCACAATGAAACTTTCAACGGCACCGCTCCGGAACAACCGCCCACAGCTGTACCGCGAACTATACTGGATCAAATGCTTCACGTCTCTTCCATGGACCAGATGGCTTCGCAGGGAAACAAGATGATCAAAGGCGGTCGACTCCTATGCCTCGACGGCGGAGGGATTCGCGGCTTGGTGCTCGTGCAAAGCCTACTGGAGATCGAAACTGTCCTCAAGAAACCTATCGTAGATTGTTTCGATTGGATCGCGGGTACCTCGACCGGTGGGATTCTAGCCCTGGGACTCGCGTCCGGTAAGTCCTTAAGAGAATGCCAAGCGCTCTACTTCCGCATGACAGAGGAAGCTTTCGTTGGGATGCGGCCGTACAATAGCGACGGCCTGGAGAAGGTACTAAAGGCCAGTTTAGGCGCGACCACGGTCATGTCGGAGATCACGCGATCGAAGATCATGATCACCGGTGTCTTGGCCGATAAGAAGCCCGTGGAGCTGCACTTGTTCCGCAATTACGACGCGCCCAGTACCCTGCTTCGACTTACAGAGGGTGCTCAGTCGTATGTCCCTGTGCCACCGAACGAGCAATTGGCTTGGCACGCGGCACGGGCGACCGGGGCAGCACCTTCCTACTTTCGGGCCTTTGGGAAATTCCTGGACGGTGGCCTGATAGCGAACAACCCGACTTTGGACGCGATGACAGAGATTCACGAGTACAATCTAGCTTTAAAAGCCATCGGCCGCGAAGAAGAAGCGATCCCCCTGTCCATGGTGGTTTCCCTCGGGACAGGCTTGATCCCCACTAGTCCGCTCAAGGACATAGACGTGTTTCTACCCGAGACCTTATGGGACACCGCAAAGTTCGCCATGGGAATATCGGTCCTCGCGGAGCTACTCGTCGATCAAGCGACCGCCAGCGACGGAAGGATCGTCGATCGTGCCAGAGCCTGGTGCTCCATGATCGGAGTGCCCTACTACAGGTTCAATCCGCAATTGTCGCACGATATCCCGATGGATGAGAAAAGCGACGAGGTCCTAGCCGACATGATATGGAGCGCGAAAGCGTTTATGCATGCGAATAGGGATCAGATTAGAGAATTAGCCGCTGTGATAGATCGCGACGTTTATAACGACGTGTAA
- the Cby gene encoding beta catenin antagonist chibby: MPLFSNKFSPKKTPTRRAGVFLANKDLSPKRIEKELGPNVGPIRLKLGEQEAIFDAGLWIPESGKIGGTYKENEELKKEVKRLEEENNLLKLKFEVLLDMLTQTTTEFHSQREELDKLRRI, from the exons ATGcctttattttcaaataaattctcTCCGAAAAAGACGCCTACTCGAAGGGCGGGAGTGTTTTTAGCGAACAAAGATTTGAGCCCGAAACGTATAGAAAAGGAACTTGGACCAAACGTTGGTCCTATACGTTTGAAACTCGGAGAGCAAGAAGCTATTTTCGATGCGGGTTTGTGGATTCCAG AATCCGGCAAGATCGGAGGGACATACAAGGAGAATGAGGAATTGAAAAAGGAAGTGAAAAGATTAGAGGAAGAAAACAAtttattgaagttgaaatttgaaGTACTTCTCGATATG TTGACACAAACAACAACAGAATTTCATTCGCAAAGAGAAGAACTGGATAAATTAAGAAGAATTTGA
- the LOC143375386 gene encoding uncharacterized protein LOC143375386, which produces MEAHHGAGASSATETKAGPSSGEQCSSSLDDAVGKLLQGYDWTLLPVTSRAGGRRSAHVKRPMNAFMVWAQAARRRLADQYPQLHNAELSKTLGKLWRILSDGEKQPFIEEAERLRNAHKKQHPHYKYQPRRRKPKPEEQVGIVMHRTTLPSPGTSLDSTNSSDCTYPRLYPDTGAKTYDRPTYHESKPTYDLSRSSWPGDPTKYSLDHESKPYEPNPKSYADAKCYEAVKYHEVSAAKYHEAVPKYSELQAKPYDLPKYPDSLKYPADVTNSTKSYACVHSQYYPAPEGYTVHEENDYQTQGVASHSFYPYISASMTQPPYYMGPR; this is translated from the exons ATGGAAGCTCACCACGGAGCCGGTGCGTCGTCGGCGACGGAAACAAAAGCCGGACCATCCAGCGGAGAGCAGTGCAGCAGCTCGCTGGACGATGCAGTGGGCAAGCTTCTACAAG GCTACGACTGGACGCTGCTTCCAGTAACGTCGCGCGCGGGAGGACGGAGGAGCGCCCACGTGAAACGACCGATGAACGCGTTCATGGTGTGGGCTCAGGCGGCGAGACGTAGGCTGGCCGATCAGTACCCCCAGCTGCACAACGCGGAGTTATCGAAGACGCTGGGAAAATTGTGGAG AATTCTGAGCGACGGCGAGAAGCAACCGTTCATAGAGGAAGCCGAGAGACTGAGGAACGCTCACAAGAAGCAGCACCCGCATTACAAG TATCAGCCACGTCGGAGGAAACCGAAGCCCGAGGAGCAGGTGGGCATCGTGATGCACCGGACTACGCTGCCCTCGCCAGGAACGTCCCTGGACTCTACAAACTCCTCCGACTGCACGTACCCTCGCCTCTACCCAGACACCGGCGCGAAGACGTACGACAGGCCAACCTACCACGAGAGCAAGCCCACCTACGATCTGTCGAGATCGTCCTGGCCCGGCGACCCGACCAAGTACTCGCTAGATCACGAGAGCAAGCCGTACGAGCCGAACCCGAAGAGCTACGCGGACGCAAAGTGCTACGAGGCGGTCAAGTATCACGAGGTATCCGCGGCCAAGTATCACGAGGCCGTTCCGAAGTACTCGGAATTACAAGCGAAGCCTTACGACCTTCCCAAGTACCCGGACAGCTTGAAATACCCCGCGGACGTTACGAATTCCACGAAATCGTACGCGTGCGTGCACAGCCAGTATTACCCTGCCCCGGAGGGATACACGGTCCACGAGGAGAACGACTATCAAACGCAGGGAGTCGCCAGCCACTCCTTTTACCCGTATATATCCGCGTCCATGACGCAGCCTCCCTATTACATGGGCCCCCGGTAG